TTTTTAAACGATGAGAAATCACATAACGGGAAGTGTATGTGAAAATCTATCCTACCTGGTCTCATTACCGTCGGGTCGACGTGATCTTTGTTGCTGACGGTGAAAACCATCACGCGTTCTTCACCGCAGCAACAGATGATCCCGTCCATAAAATTCAAAACCCCCGATAGACTAACTGCCTTCGATTTCTCTTTCTCCGCAAGAAACCGATCCAAATCTTCGATAACAATTAACGATTTGTTCGTAGTCTGTAACAGCAACAGTTTTAGATCAGAATCGCCAGTGACTTTTGACATATCGACGTCGTAGACGTCATAGCTCAAAAACTTCGCCATTCCGGCGATGAAACTCGATTTTCCGGTACCGGAAGGTCCGTACAAGAGATAACTCCGTTTCCAGACGCGACCGAGACGGTGATAATACGATTTCGATTTCAAAAACAATTCCAGATCGGTTTTGACTTTGTTTTTGAGATCGGAATCGATCATCGCTGTGTCAATCGTCGCCGGATGTTTGAACGGAGTGGATATCCACCGGCCGTTCTTCTCCGGTGACTTCTCGGCGTTGAGATATAACCGGAGTTCTTTCCTTTTCTGCTCGATCTCATCAGCGGTTTTACAAACATGTTGAAGATACGAACTCAATATCCTGCGTTTCTCCTTGCGTCGGATCTTCAAAACGAAGCAATTTTCATCCATCTGCCAGTAAACTCTGGATCCGAGGAACACGTCAGGAAACATCTGATCATTGTTGATGAGGAGAGTGATTTCGTTAGGGTTATTGTAGGCAGAGAAGAGGTTGACGTAATCCAAATCACCAGCAGAAGGTAAAGAATTCAAATACGTAAGAATTTTGTGAAAAAGTTGATTCTCCTGCATGTGGTGATTGAATTTAGGGATTTTGTAAAACTGGTGTGAGTGAAAACACTCTTCGAGAAACCGCCATCGGTTTTGTAAAAAGTGGCCGATGGATGTTCGGGATAAGACTCGTGGGATTAGCCAGAAGCTGGATATAACAGTGAAACCGAACAGTAAGATGATGAAAATCATGATGATGAGGAGTTTACATGAAGGGGATGAATGGTGATTGTTTGTTTATAATATAAAGGGACAAGTACAAGGATTATGTTTGGAGGGTTGGGATTGGGAAGATGAGTTAGAGCCGGACCAAAGAATGGAGAAGGAGTCAAAAAGG
This genomic stretch from Helianthus annuus cultivar XRQ/B chromosome 8, HanXRQr2.0-SUNRISE, whole genome shotgun sequence harbors:
- the LOC110872968 gene encoding AAA-ATPase At2g46620; this translates as MIFIILLFGFTVISSFWLIPRVLSRTSIGHFLQNRWRFLEECFHSHQFYKIPKFNHHMQENQLFHKILTYLNSLPSAGDLDYVNLFSAYNNPNEITLLINNDQMFPDVFLGSRVYWQMDENCFVLKIRRKEKRRILSSYLQHVCKTADEIEQKRKELRLYLNAEKSPEKNGRWISTPFKHPATIDTAMIDSDLKNKVKTDLELFLKSKSYYHRLGRVWKRSYLLYGPSGTGKSSFIAGMAKFLSYDVYDVDMSKVTGDSDLKLLLLQTTNKSLIVIEDLDRFLAEKEKSKAVSLSGVLNFMDGIICCCGEERVMVFTVSNKDHVDPTVMRPGRIDFHIHFPLCDFSSFKNLASSHLGIKEHKLFPQVEEIFQAGASLSPAEIGEIMISNRGSPTRALKTVINALQTNSGKTGTGYKPGHDYSGSGLPRAPRNLSHSGSIDGLVDLPSKLMHSGSTRTVDEASDHSGVFCMDGFHTGKELKNLYGLLKNRSRRREGSMDLDGDGKVERTM